A section of the Pithys albifrons albifrons isolate INPA30051 chromosome 30, PitAlb_v1, whole genome shotgun sequence genome encodes:
- the LOC139683877 gene encoding claw keratin-like, with protein sequence MSCSSLCAPACGVATPAPLADTCNEPCVRQCPDSTVVIQPPASVVTFPGPILSSFPQQSTVGSAGVPGVAGGAGGSYGNRWGYGGLGGYGGWGYGGLGGYGGWGYGGLGGYGGWGYGGLGGYGGWGYGGLGGYGGCGYGGYGGLWGYGGLGGYGSCGGYGGYGGYGGYRGAGTCDFGGWRSGHRYLSGSCGPC encoded by the coding sequence atgtcctgctccagcctgtgTGCCCCTGCCTGTGGGGTGGCCACCCCTGCCCCTCTGGCTGATACCTGCAACGAGCCCTGTGTGCGGCAGTGCCCTGACTCCACGGTGGTGATCCAGCCCCCGGCTTCAGTGGTCACCTTCCCTGggcccatcctcagctccttcccccagcagAGTACTGTGGGCTCAGCAGGAGTCCCTGGGGTTGCAGGGGGCGCTGGTGGCTCCTACGGAAACCGTTGGGGTTATGGAGGCCTTGGTGGCTATGGAGGTTGGGGCTATGGAGGCCTTGGTGGCTATGGAGGTTGGGGCTACGGAGGCCTTGGTGGCTATGGAGGTTGGGGTTATGGAGGCCTTGGTGGCTATGGGGGTTGGGGCTATGGAGGCCTTGGGGGCTATGGGGGTTGTGGTTATGGGGGTTATGGAGGCCTTTGGGGCTATGGAGGCCTTGGTGGCTatgggagctgtgggggctATGGGGGTTATGGGGGGTATGGGGGCTACAGAGGTGCTGGCACCTGCGACTTCGGGGGCTGGCGCAGCGGCCACAGGTACCTGAGTGGCAGCTGTGGACCCTGCTAA
- the LOC139683876 gene encoding claw keratin-like → MSCSSLCAPACGVATPAPLADTCNEPCVRQCPDSTVVIQPPPAVVTFPGPIMSNFPQSSVVGSAGAPLVAGGAGGSYGGRGGYGGLGGYGGYGYGGLGGYGGWGYGGLGGYGGWGYGGWGYGGLGGYGGYGGYCGYGGLGGYGGYGGYGSCGYGGWRRGHRYLSGSCGPC, encoded by the coding sequence atgtcctgctccagcctgtgTGCCCCTGCCTGTGGGGTGGCCACCCCTGCCCCTCTGGCAGACACCTGCAACGAGCCCTGTGTGCGGCAGTGCCCTGACTCCACGGTGGTGATCCAGCCCCCACCTGCAGTGGTCACCTTCCCCGGGCCCATCATGAGCAACTTCCCCCAGAGCAGTGTGGTGGGCTCAGCAGGAGCTCCCCTTGTTGCAGGGGGTGCTGGTGGCTCCTATGGAGGCCGTGGGGGCTATGGAGGCCTTGGTGGCTATGGAGGTTATGGGTATGGAGGCCTTGGTGGCTATGGAGGTTGGGGCTATGGAGGCCTTGGAGGCTACGGAGGTTGGGGCTATGGAGGTTGGGGCTATGGAGGCCTTGGGGGCTATGGAGGATATGGGGGCTATTGTGGTTATGGAGGCCTTGGGGGCTATGGGGGCTATGGGGGCTATGGCAGCTGCGGATACGGGGGCTGGCGCCGTGGCCACAGGTACCTGAGTGGCAGCTGTGGACCCTGCTAA
- the LOC139683883 gene encoding claw keratin-like, which yields MSCSSLCAPSCGVATPAPLADTCNEPCVRQCPDSTVVIQPPASVVTFPGPIMSTFPQSSVVGSAGAPLVAGGAGGSYGGRGGYGGYGGYGYGGYGYGGYGYGGLGGYGGSGSCGGSRGVGTCDFGGWRSGHRYMSGSCGPC from the coding sequence atgtcctgctccagcctgtgTGCTCCCTCCTGTGGGGTGGCCACCCCTGCCCCTCTGGCTGACACCTGCAACGAGCCCTGTGTGCGGCAGTGCCCTGACTCCACGGTGGTGATCCAGCCCCCGGCCTCAGTGGTCACCTTCCCTGGGCCCATCATGAGCACCTTCCCCCAGAGCAGTGTGGTGGGCTCAGCAGGAGCTCCCCTTGTTGCAGGGGGTGCTGGTGGCTCCTATGGAGGCCGTGGGGGCTATGGGGGTTATGGGGGTTATGGCTATGGGGGTTATGGCTATGGGGGTTATGGCTATGGAGGCctggggggctatgggggctCTGGCAGCTGTGGGGGCTCCAGAGGTGTTGGCACCTGTGATTTCGGGGGCTGGCGCAGCGGCCACAGGTACATGAGTGGCAGCTGTGGGCCCTGCTAA
- the LOC139683886 gene encoding claw keratin-like, with amino-acid sequence MSCSSLCAPACGVATPAPLADTCNEPCVRQCPDSTVVIQPPASVVTFPGPIMSTFPQSSVVGSAGAPLVAGGAGGSYGGRGGYGGYGGYGGYGGYGYGGYGYGGLGGYGGCGYGGWGWGRGCGSRYLSGGCGPC; translated from the coding sequence atgtcctgctccagcctgtgTGCCCCTGCCTGTGGGGTGGCCACCCCTGCCCCTCTGGCTGACACCTGCAACGAGCCCTGTGTGCGGCAGTGCCCTGACTCCACGGTGGTGATCCAGCCCCCGGCCTCAGTGGTCACCTTCCCTGGGCCCATCATGAGCACCTTCCCCCAGAGCAGTGTGGTGGGCTCAGCAGGAGCTCCCCTTGttgctgggggtgctgggggctcCTATGGAGGCCGTGGGGGCTATGGGGGCTATGGGGGTTATGGGGGCTATGGGGGTTATGGCTATGGGGGTTATGGCTATGGAGGCCTTGGGGGCTATGGGGGTTGTGGCTatgggggctggggctggggccgTGGCTGTGGCTCCAGGTACCTCAGTGGGGGCTGTGGCccctgctga